A stretch of Lysinibacillus agricola DNA encodes these proteins:
- a CDS encoding DnaD domain protein — MAIFRVQKKASYVVLDKGFLNDISLSWRAKGLLAYMLSLPDDWSFCISDLATRSKCGRDTTASIIKELTKAGFIHKEQGRTNLGKFGKMELLVFETPQAAPFTENPITVNPSTEKPLTENPSLLINKLLNNNLLNKNNNDDESNSSVENFPKTQTAFQFYEQNGFGSLSSHVAYKIGNWIDDLSEELVIHAMKLAVENNVLRWNYVEKILHDWIHKKFQTIEEVEADRLRFKAQKQQLHSNLSSQKPRQEVVPEWFHHRQKDNIDTEAGQAIDFAAERQKILETFRGMTGSMR; from the coding sequence ATGGCAATATTTAGAGTTCAAAAAAAGGCGAGTTATGTTGTGTTAGACAAAGGATTTTTGAATGACATTAGTTTAAGCTGGAGAGCAAAAGGTTTGCTTGCTTACATGTTGTCACTGCCAGATGATTGGTCATTTTGTATTTCTGATTTAGCCACTCGTAGCAAATGTGGTCGTGATACAACTGCCAGCATTATTAAGGAACTAACGAAAGCAGGCTTTATTCACAAGGAGCAGGGCAGAACAAACCTTGGAAAGTTTGGCAAAATGGAACTCTTAGTGTTCGAAACACCACAAGCTGCACCGTTTACTGAAAATCCGATAACGGTTAATCCATCAACGGAGAAACCGCTAACGGAAAACCCGTCACTACTAATTAATAAGTTACTAAATAATAATTTACTAAATAAAAATAATAATGATGATGAGAGCAATTCCTCAGTAGAGAATTTTCCAAAAACACAAACGGCATTCCAGTTTTACGAGCAAAATGGCTTTGGCTCTCTATCTTCTCATGTAGCATACAAAATCGGAAATTGGATTGATGATCTTTCAGAAGAGCTCGTTATTCATGCTATGAAACTAGCAGTAGAAAACAATGTACTTCGTTGGAATTACGTTGAAAAGATTTTACACGATTGGATCCACAAGAAGTTTCAAACAATTGAGGAGGTAGAAGCGGACCGACTTCGCTTTAAAGCTCAAAAACAACAACTACATTCTAATCTGTCCAGTCAAAAACCGCGTCAAGAAGTTGTCCCAGAATGGTTCCATCACCGCCAAAAAGACAACATTGATACAGAGGCTGGACAAGCTATTGATTTTGCAGCTGAACGTCAAAAAATCTTGGAAACATTCAGGGGAATGACAGGGAGTATGAGATGA